From Calonectris borealis chromosome 7, bCalBor7.hap1.2, whole genome shotgun sequence, one genomic window encodes:
- the NANOS1 gene encoding nanos homolog 1: MEAFPGGKLEQHRHLPPVECLPGARYGGRSHSACGNVFNSWNDYLGLATLITKAVRPGKGFGAEPPSVVVAAAVPPAEEEEEEEEEEEEAAGPYFEGALDLHDLDLCGHHHHHHHHHHHGEGLLEERFADFSPFPGRGGPAAVVFDCSGEHPGREGSPHAWGGLVVAGRLPTHPRAASRLLKPELQVCVFCRNNKEAVALYTTHILKGPDGRVLCPVLRRYTCPLCGASGDNAHTIKYCPLSKMQAAKQLKHARTALGKKGR, from the coding sequence ATGGAGGCTTTCCCCGGCGGCAAGCTGGAGCAGCACCGACACCTCCCGCCCGTGGAGTGCCTGCCGGGCGCCCGCTACGGCGGCCGGAGTCACAGCGCCTGCGGGAACGTCTTCAACTCCTGGAACGACTACCTGGGGCTGGCCACGCTCATCACCAAGGCCGTGCGCCCCGGCAAGGGCTTCGGCGCCGAGCCCCCCtcggtggtggtggcggcggccgTGCCGccggccgaggaggaggaggaggaagaggaggaggaggaagaggcggCGGGGCCGTACTTCGAGGGCGCGCTGGACTTGCACGACCTGGACCTGTGCGggcatcaccaccaccatcaccaccaccaccaccacggcgAGGGCCTGCTGGAGGAGCGCTTCGCCGACTTCAGCCCCTTccccgggcgcggcggcccggccgccGTGGTCTTCGATTGCTCGGGGGAGCACCCGGGCCGGGAGGGTTCGCCCCACGCCTGGGGCGGTTTGGTGGTGGCGGGGCGGCTGCCGACCCACCCGCGGGCCGCCTCCCGCCTGCTCAAACCCGAGCTGCAGGTCTGCGTCTTCTGCCGGAACAACAAGGAGGCCGTGGCCCTCTACACCACCCACATCCTCAAGGGACCCGACGGCCGCGTCCTCTGCCCGGTGCTGCGGCGGTACACCTGCCCCCTCTGCGGCGCCAGCGGCGACAATGCCCACACCATCAAGTACTGCCCGCTCTCCAAAATGCAGGCGGCCAAACAGCTCAAACACGCCCGGACCGCCCTGGGGAAGAAGGGCCGTTAG